The following are encoded in a window of Oncorhynchus mykiss isolate Arlee chromosome Y, USDA_OmykA_1.1, whole genome shotgun sequence genomic DNA:
- the LOC110510054 gene encoding gamma-aminobutyric acid receptor subunit rho-3-like, whose protein sequence is MNLVLLAFRLMCLAWLWPVTLLNGSHRPNKRRHKDVYLGENTKNQHGGRIDFKMKKSDSTKSLLIKSEQLLRIEDHDFAMRPGFGGAAIPVGIDVQVESIDSISEVNMDFTMTLYLRHYWQDDRLAFPSSSNRSRTFDARLVKKIWVPDVFFVHSKRSFIHDTTMENIMLRVYPDGNILYSVRITVTALCAMDFSSFPLDTQNCSLELESYAYNENDLMLYWKNGNDSLRTDEIVLSQFFIEEFHPSFGLAFYSSTGWYNRLYINFILRRHIFFFMLQTYFPTMLMVMLSWVSFWIDRRAVPARVSLGITTVLTMSTIITGVSASMPQVSYVKAVDIYLWASFLFVFLSVIEYATVNYFTTVEEMKKLKGGKIPANFNATQTMAFDGCYHDNDIDLMPFPELPSTPNTERSRTATLRTSRNSAAEPPPTEGTRLRRKKSIKHNLSFIMSNSYMIDSYSRVIFPMTYLLFNIIYWSLYSSR, encoded by the exons ATGAACCTGGTGCTCCTGGCCTTCAGGCTGATGTGCCTGGCCTGGCTGTGGCCTGTCACACTGCTCAACGGCAGCCACCGACCCAACAAGAGGAGGCACAAGGACGTGTACCTTGGGGAGAACACCAAGAACCAACATGGAGG ACGAATAGACTTTAAGATGAAAAAGTCTGACAGCACCAAGTCCCTGCTAATTAAATCTGAACAGCTGCTCCGTATAGAGGACCATGACTTTGCAATGCGGCCTGGCTTTGGAG GGGCAGCTATTCCTGTGGGCATTGACGTGCAGGTGGAGAGCATTGACAGTATATCTGAAGTCAACATG GACTTCACCATGACTCTGTACCTGAGACACTACTGGCAGGACGACCGGCTGGCCTTCCCTTCCAGCAGCAACAGGAGTCGGACATTTGACGCTCGGCTAGTGAAGAAGATCTGGGTGCCAGACGTGTTCTTTGTCCACTCCAAACGTTCCTTCATCCATGACACGACCATGGAGAACATCATGCTGAGGGTGTACCCTGACGGCAACATTCTCTACAGTGTCAG GATCACTGTGACTGCTCTTTGCGCCATGGACTTCAGTAGTTTCCCACTGGACACACAGAATTGCTCTCTGGAACTGGAGAGCT ACGCATACAATGAGAATGACCTCATGCTCTACTGGAAGAACGGGAACGATTCATTAAGGACTGACGAGATCGTGCTCTCGCAGTTTTTTATTGAAGAATTTCACCCTTCCTTCGGGCTTGCCTTCTACAGCAGCACGG gtTGGTATAACAGGCTCTACATAAACTTCATCCTCAGGCGGCACATCTTCTTCTTCATGCTGCAGACCTATTTCCCCACCATGCTGATGGTGATGCTCTCCTGGGTGTCCTTCTGGATTGACAGGAGGGCTGTGCCCGCCCGGGTCTCTCTGG gcATCACCACAGTTCTGACCATGTCCACCATCATCACAGGCGTGTCAGCCTCCATGCCCCAGGTCTCTTATGTGAAAGCGGTAGACATCTATCTGTGGGCCAGCTTCCTGTTTGTCTTCCTGTCCGTCATCGAGTACGCCACCGTCAACTACTTCACCACAGTGGAGGAGATGAAGAAGCTCAAGGGGGGAAAG atccCTGCCAATTTCAATGCCACTCAAACTATGGCCTTTGACGGATGTTACCATGACAATGACATTGACCTGATGCCATTCCCAGAGCTGCCCAGCACCCCCAACACAGAGCGGAGTCGGACGGCCACGTTGAGGACCTCGAGGAACTCTGCTGCAGAGCCCCCGCCCACGGAGGGCACCAGGCTACGACGCAAAAAATCCATCAAACACAACCTCAGCTTCATCATGAGTAACAGCTACATGATCGACTCCTACTCCAGAGTCATCTTCCCCATGACCTACCTGCTGTTCAACATCATCTACTGGAGCTTGTACTCCAGTAGGTGA